The following are encoded in a window of Thermoanaerobacter ethanolicus JW 200 genomic DNA:
- a CDS encoding YceD family protein: protein MKIDLLKIKGQLGRSINIDYVEDIESIEFKGEEYKIVTPLHVKGTITVQKEGLLAELDITGSINAVCDRCLDEFIYNLDLKLREYVEESVDEEVDDSFYENFDLTTFVVHFVILSLPMKFLCKEDCKGLCPVCGTNLNHQTCSCKREDIDPRLTVLSKLLQ, encoded by the coding sequence ATGAAAATCGATCTATTAAAAATCAAAGGACAGCTTGGCCGCAGCATAAATATAGACTATGTAGAGGACATAGAGAGCATTGAATTTAAAGGGGAAGAATACAAAATTGTAACTCCTCTACATGTAAAAGGTACTATTACCGTGCAAAAAGAAGGGCTTTTGGCAGAACTTGATATTACAGGTAGTATAAATGCCGTCTGCGACAGATGTTTGGATGAGTTTATTTATAATTTAGACCTTAAATTACGGGAATATGTAGAGGAGTCAGTAGACGAAGAAGTAGATGATAGCTTTTATGAAAATTTTGATTTAACTACTTTTGTAGTTCATTTTGTGATATTGTCGTTGCCAATGAAATTTTTGTGCAAAGAAGATTGCAAAGGCTTGTGTCCTGTTTGCGGTACTAATTTAAACCACCAAACCTGTAGCTGCAAGCGGGAAGATATTGATCCGCGGCTTACCGTCCTTTCTAAACTACTGCAATAG
- a CDS encoding alpha/beta-type small acid-soluble spore protein — protein sequence MAAGSETKNPLVVKEAKQVMSQWKYEIARELGITPPADGYWGNLTSRDCGAVGGHMVRKMIQMAESQMASKGTWK from the coding sequence ATGGCAGCAGGATCAGAAACCAAAAATCCTCTTGTGGTAAAAGAGGCAAAACAGGTTATGAGCCAATGGAAATATGAAATAGCAAGAGAATTAGGAATAACTCCTCCAGCTGATGGCTACTGGGGCAACCTCACATCTCGCGATTGCGGTGCTGTAGGTGGCCACATGGTAAGGAAGATGATACAAATGGCAGAAAGCCAAATGGCTAGCAAAGGAACTTGGAAATAA
- a CDS encoding acetate kinase: MKILVMNCGSSSLKYQLLDMDNGKVLAKGLAERIGINDSLLTHQVEGKDKIKIQKDMKNHKEAIQIVLEALVDKEIGILKDMKEIDAVGHRVVHGGEFFTDSVLIDDEVIKKLEACIDLAPLHNPANIEGIKACQQIMPGVPMAAVFDTAFHQTMPDYAYIYPIPYEYYEKYRIRRYGFHGTSHRYVSLRAAEILNRPIEELRIITCHLGNGSSIAAVKGGKSIDTSMGFTPLEGLAMGTRSGNVDPSIITFLMEKEGLTAEQVIDILNKKSGVYGISGISNDFRDIENAAFKEGHKRAMLALKVFAYRVKKTIGSYVAAMGGVDVIVFTAGVGENGPEMREFILEDLEFLGFKLDKEKNNVRGKEEIISTEDSKVKVMVIPTNEEYMIAKDTEKLVRGLK, from the coding sequence ATGAAGATTTTAGTCATGAACTGTGGAAGTTCGTCATTAAAGTATCAATTGTTAGATATGGATAATGGGAAAGTGCTAGCGAAAGGATTGGCGGAAAGAATAGGTATCAATGATTCTCTTTTAACTCATCAAGTAGAGGGCAAAGATAAAATAAAAATACAAAAAGATATGAAAAATCATAAAGAAGCTATACAAATTGTTTTAGAGGCTTTAGTAGATAAAGAAATCGGAATATTAAAAGATATGAAAGAAATAGATGCAGTAGGACATAGAGTTGTGCACGGGGGAGAGTTTTTTACTGATTCCGTATTGATTGACGATGAGGTAATCAAAAAATTAGAAGCATGTATTGACCTTGCGCCTTTGCACAATCCTGCTAATATTGAGGGGATAAAAGCTTGTCAGCAGATAATGCCAGGAGTGCCGATGGCAGCAGTTTTTGATACGGCTTTTCATCAAACAATGCCAGATTATGCGTATATTTATCCCATTCCTTATGAATACTACGAAAAATACAGAATAAGAAGATATGGATTCCATGGGACTTCTCATAGATATGTATCTTTAAGAGCTGCTGAAATATTAAATAGGCCTATTGAAGAGTTGAGAATCATTACTTGCCATTTAGGAAATGGTTCTAGTATTGCTGCGGTTAAAGGCGGTAAGTCGATAGATACAAGTATGGGATTTACACCATTAGAAGGGCTGGCTATGGGTACAAGGTCCGGAAATGTTGATCCTTCAATTATAACTTTCTTAATGGAAAAAGAAGGATTGACTGCAGAACAGGTTATAGATATACTCAATAAGAAATCAGGTGTATACGGAATTTCAGGAATAAGTAATGACTTTAGAGATATAGAAAATGCAGCTTTTAAAGAAGGGCATAAAAGGGCTATGTTGGCATTAAAAGTTTTCGCTTATAGGGTGAAAAAGACAATAGGTTCTTATGTAGCTGCTATGGGTGGTGTTGATGTAATTGTATTTACTGCTGGAGTTGGAGAGAATGGACCAGAAATGAGAGAGTTTATTTTAGAGGATCTAGAGTTTTTAGGCTTTAAACTGGACAAAGAGAAAAATAATGTGAGAGGAAAAGAGGAAATTATATCTACAGAAGATTCAAAAGTTAAAGTTATGGTTATTCCTACAAATGAAGAATATATGATAGCTAAAGATACTGAAAAATTGGTAAGGGGTTTAAAGTAG
- a CDS encoding alpha/beta-type small acid-soluble spore protein, producing the protein MAVGSETKNPLVVREAKQVMSQWKYEIANELGITPPADGYWGNLTSRDCGAVGGHMVRKMIQMAESQMASKGTWK; encoded by the coding sequence ATGGCTGTAGGATCAGAAACTAAGAATCCTCTTGTGGTAAGAGAAGCAAAACAGGTTATGAGCCAATGGAAGTATGAGATAGCTAATGAATTAGGAATAACTCCTCCAGCTGATGGCTACTGGGGCAATCTCACATCAAGAGATTGCGGTGCTGTAGGTGGCCATATGGTAAGAAAAATGATACAAATGGCAGAAAGCCAGATGGCCAGCAAAGGAACTTGGAAATAA
- the rsmD gene encoding 16S rRNA (guanine(966)-N(2))-methyltransferase RsmD: protein MSLRVIAGKLKGRKVKSLEGDEVRPTADRVKESLFNILMNKIEGSIFLDLFAGTGNIGIEALSRGAQFCYFVDKSLKSIKCIRENVAELNLIPFAKILHRDVLKVIEILDKNNTKFDIIFLDPPYYQNLAEKTLIKLGEAKVLKEDGIIIAEHHKNDKIRERYGNLVKIRENKYGETILSFYKEEI, encoded by the coding sequence ATGTCTTTGAGAGTGATAGCAGGTAAGTTAAAGGGAAGAAAGGTAAAATCTTTAGAAGGCGATGAAGTGCGGCCAACTGCTGATAGAGTTAAAGAATCGCTGTTTAATATATTGATGAACAAAATAGAAGGAAGTATTTTTTTGGATTTATTTGCGGGTACAGGTAATATAGGCATCGAAGCATTAAGCAGAGGGGCCCAGTTTTGCTATTTTGTAGATAAAAGCTTAAAAAGCATAAAATGCATAAGGGAGAATGTAGCTGAATTAAATTTAATACCTTTTGCTAAAATACTTCACCGAGATGTGTTGAAAGTTATTGAAATATTAGACAAAAATAACACAAAGTTTGATATAATATTTTTAGATCCCCCTTATTATCAAAACCTTGCCGAAAAAACTCTTATAAAGCTTGGAGAGGCTAAAGTTTTAAAGGAAGACGGCATTATCATAGCAGAACACCATAAAAATGATAAAATAAGAGAAAGGTATGGAAATTTAGTAAAGATAAGAGAAAATAAATATGGGGAGACGATATTATCATTTTATAAGGAGGAAATATGA
- a CDS encoding nucleotidyltransferase: MGILGIIVEYNPFHNGHLYHLQISKKLTNCDYTIAVMSGNFVQRGEPAIVDKWKRTQMALKAGIDLVIELPVVYATSTAENFAYGAVKLLDSLKIVDCISFGSEKGDLSELTKIAEILLEEPIYYRKALKEYLKSGITFAKARELALQKVINNNEIEKILQTSNNILAIEYLKSLKKIGSSIAPFTIKRRGSLYTSLELKGEFASASSIRKHIFEKGLEGLEKYIPDFTKEILQSSFEKKQGPISLEEFSNILIYLLRNHIPLNHIFDVSEGLENKIYKASYKTNNVEELIKLIKSKRYTESRIRHILIHRLLNIDKQIFKEFDGPNYIRVLGFNEKGKEMLREIKKKSPLPIITKVSQYKIKLSNTKMFEKDLFATDVYTLAYKNSSIAGLDFIHPLIKL; this comes from the coding sequence ATGGGAATTTTAGGAATTATTGTCGAATATAATCCTTTTCACAATGGCCACCTTTATCATCTGCAAATTTCAAAAAAATTAACTAATTGCGATTATACTATAGCAGTAATGAGTGGAAATTTTGTACAAAGAGGAGAGCCAGCTATTGTAGACAAATGGAAACGAACTCAAATGGCATTAAAAGCCGGTATAGATTTGGTAATCGAGTTACCAGTAGTATACGCTACCTCTACAGCTGAAAATTTCGCTTATGGAGCGGTGAAACTATTAGATTCTTTAAAAATAGTAGATTGTATTTCCTTTGGGAGTGAAAAAGGCGATTTAAGCGAACTCACAAAAATTGCTGAAATACTTTTAGAAGAGCCAATTTATTATAGAAAAGCATTAAAAGAATATTTAAAAAGCGGCATAACCTTTGCAAAAGCACGGGAATTAGCATTACAAAAAGTTATAAATAATAATGAAATAGAAAAGATTTTACAAACATCCAATAACATATTGGCAATAGAATACCTTAAATCTTTAAAGAAAATAGGTAGTTCTATTGCACCTTTTACTATAAAGCGAAGAGGCTCTTTGTATACTTCGTTAGAACTAAAAGGAGAATTTGCCAGTGCCTCTTCTATAAGAAAGCATATTTTTGAAAAGGGACTAGAAGGTTTAGAAAAATATATACCGGACTTTACAAAAGAAATTTTGCAAAGTTCTTTTGAAAAAAAACAAGGTCCCATATCTTTAGAGGAATTTTCTAATATTTTAATTTATCTGTTGAGAAATCACATTCCTCTCAATCACATATTTGATGTCTCTGAAGGCTTAGAAAATAAAATTTACAAAGCTTCTTATAAAACTAATAATGTTGAAGAACTTATAAAACTTATAAAATCAAAGCGATACACAGAAAGCAGAATAAGACATATACTCATTCATCGATTACTTAATATAGATAAACAAATTTTTAAAGAATTTGATGGCCCTAATTATATAAGGGTTTTGGGTTTTAATGAAAAGGGCAAAGAAATGCTAAGAGAAATAAAGAAAAAATCTCCCCTTCCTATAATCACAAAAGTATCACAATATAAAATCAAACTATCTAATACTAAAATGTTTGAAAAAGATTTATTTGCTACTGATGTCTATACTTTGGCTTATAAAAACTCCTCTATCGCCGGTTTAGACTTTATACATCCTTTAATAAAACTTTAA
- the rpmF gene encoding 50S ribosomal protein L32, translating into MPVPKRRTSKARRDTRRNNSYKIAAPAYVLCPRCHEPKLPHRVCPNCGYYKDREVIKVEE; encoded by the coding sequence ATGCCAGTTCCAAAGAGGAGGACATCAAAGGCGAGAAGAGATACTAGAAGGAATAATAGTTATAAAATAGCTGCACCGGCTTACGTTTTGTGTCCAAGATGTCATGAGCCTAAACTACCTCATAGAGTATGTCCAAACTGCGGCTATTACAAAGATAGAGAGGTAATAAAAGTAGAAGAGTAA
- the plsX gene encoding phosphate acyltransferase PlsX — translation MRLAIDAMGGDHAPEEIIKGSLEALKHFQDIEIVLIGKEEVLRGLQGKEKRLKLVYASEVIENDEAPVTAVRKKKDSSMIVGLELLKKEEVDAFLSAGNTGALMAGALLTLGRIKGIDRPALAPILPTLNGATVLLDAGSNTNCDAQNLVQFAVMGHVYAQKMFEIERPRVGLFNIGAEEEKGNEVVKKAFEELKKSKLNFIGNVEGRDIPYGVCEVVVCDGFVGNAILKSMEGIASVISQLLKEELTRNIFTKLGALLIMGGLKRITKKMDYTEYGGAPLLGIKKPVIKAHGNSKAKAIFNAIKQAKNFVDNDVLNHIKEEIESMGDELSV, via the coding sequence TTGAGGTTAGCAATTGATGCTATGGGTGGTGACCATGCTCCAGAGGAGATAATTAAAGGCAGCTTAGAGGCACTAAAGCATTTTCAAGATATAGAAATTGTCCTTATTGGGAAAGAAGAAGTTTTACGCGGCCTCCAAGGAAAGGAGAAAAGGCTTAAGCTTGTTTATGCTTCAGAAGTTATTGAAAATGATGAAGCACCTGTTACGGCTGTTAGAAAGAAAAAAGATTCTTCAATGATAGTAGGTTTAGAACTTCTTAAAAAGGAAGAAGTGGATGCTTTTTTGTCAGCTGGCAATACAGGAGCTCTCATGGCAGGAGCATTGCTTACTTTAGGGCGCATTAAGGGAATTGACAGACCAGCTTTGGCTCCAATACTTCCTACTTTAAATGGGGCTACCGTGTTATTAGATGCAGGTTCTAATACTAATTGTGATGCTCAAAATTTGGTGCAATTTGCTGTCATGGGACATGTCTATGCTCAAAAAATGTTTGAGATAGAAAGACCAAGAGTAGGGCTTTTTAATATAGGAGCAGAAGAGGAAAAAGGAAATGAAGTAGTAAAAAAGGCTTTTGAAGAACTTAAAAAATCAAAACTAAATTTTATTGGGAATGTGGAAGGAAGAGATATCCCTTACGGTGTCTGTGAAGTTGTAGTCTGCGATGGATTTGTGGGAAATGCGATACTAAAGTCTATGGAAGGAATTGCTTCTGTGATTTCTCAACTTTTAAAGGAAGAGTTGACCCGAAATATTTTTACTAAACTGGGTGCTCTTTTGATAATGGGTGGATTAAAAAGAATAACTAAAAAAATGGATTACACTGAATACGGAGGAGCCCCTCTTTTAGGAATTAAAAAGCCAGTCATAAAAGCCCATGGCAACTCAAAAGCAAAAGCTATTTTTAATGCGATAAAACAAGCTAAAAATTTTGTAGATAATGATGTCTTAAATCACATAAAAGAAGAAATTGAGTCAATGGGAGATGAGTTAAGTGTGTGA
- the fapR gene encoding transcription factor FapR: MAVRMSKVERQRLLKEKINTNPFYTDDELAEMFGVSVQTIRLDRMELGIPEVRERIKSVAEENYQKVRTITGTEVVGELIDLELGKRGISIFEPTEDMVFVKTKIVKGQYIYSQAESLAMSVIDASAALIGVANIKYKFPVKVGDRLVAKAEVIRQRGNKYFVWVKIKVKDKEVFRGKFILVAIDEDFLKKRSDTVEVSN, encoded by the coding sequence ATGGCTGTGCGAATGAGTAAAGTAGAAAGGCAAAGACTTTTAAAAGAAAAAATAAATACTAACCCCTTTTACACTGATGACGAGTTAGCAGAAATGTTTGGAGTAAGTGTACAAACTATAAGACTTGACAGGATGGAATTGGGAATCCCTGAAGTTAGAGAGCGTATAAAAAGTGTTGCAGAAGAAAATTATCAAAAAGTGAGAACTATTACAGGCACTGAAGTAGTTGGAGAATTAATAGACTTAGAATTAGGTAAAAGGGGTATTTCGATTTTTGAGCCTACAGAGGATATGGTTTTTGTCAAGACAAAAATTGTGAAAGGGCAATACATTTATTCTCAGGCTGAGTCTTTAGCTATGTCTGTTATTGATGCCTCTGCTGCTTTAATTGGAGTTGCAAACATAAAGTACAAGTTTCCTGTTAAAGTAGGAGATAGACTTGTCGCGAAAGCCGAAGTGATACGTCAAAGAGGAAACAAATATTTTGTTTGGGTTAAGATAAAAGTTAAGGATAAGGAAGTATTCAGAGGAAAGTTCATTTTAGTGGCCATTGATGAGGATTTTCTAAAAAAAAGGAGTGACACCGTTGAGGTTAGCAATTGA
- a CDS encoding ATPase: MSNFDGLEVLNLLEELEDIIENSSSIPLSNKVLINKEEVLDLIRQIRIKLPDEFKRAEWIKQERQRILLEAQQEAEMIIKEAEQKIKEMVSESEIVKKAEKTAAEIISTAQANAKEIRLGSREYADELLAKIESQVSEILETIKRNREELKGNK, translated from the coding sequence TTGTCAAATTTTGATGGTTTAGAAGTTCTTAATCTTTTAGAAGAATTAGAAGACATTATAGAAAACAGTTCTTCTATTCCTCTTTCTAACAAAGTTTTGATAAACAAAGAAGAAGTTTTGGACTTAATAAGACAAATCCGAATAAAATTGCCAGATGAATTTAAAAGGGCGGAATGGATCAAACAAGAAAGGCAAAGAATTCTTTTAGAGGCACAACAGGAAGCAGAAATGATAATAAAAGAAGCCGAACAAAAGATTAAGGAAATGGTGAGTGAAAGTGAGATAGTTAAAAAGGCGGAAAAGACGGCAGCAGAAATAATCTCTACTGCCCAAGCTAATGCAAAGGAAATAAGGTTAGGAAGTAGAGAATATGCTGATGAATTGCTCGCTAAAATTGAGTCACAGGTGTCTGAAATATTAGAAACTATTAAGAGAAATAGAGAAGAATTAAAAGGCAACAAATAG
- the coaD gene encoding pantetheine-phosphate adenylyltransferase, with product MKTAIYPGSFDPVTYGHIDIIKRGANLFDKLIVAVLLNPSKKPLFTVEERVELLKAVTYDIPNVEIDYFDGLLVDYAKKVNANAIIKGLRMVSDFEYEFQMALINKKLNPSVETIFLMTNAKYGYLSSSVVKEIAQFGGCLSEFVPDIVAQKLIEKFSR from the coding sequence ATGAAAACTGCAATTTATCCAGGGAGTTTTGATCCAGTTACCTATGGACACATTGATATTATAAAAAGAGGAGCAAATCTGTTTGATAAGCTTATTGTAGCTGTGCTTTTAAATCCGTCGAAAAAGCCTTTATTTACAGTGGAAGAAAGGGTAGAGCTTTTAAAAGCGGTAACTTATGATATTCCTAATGTAGAGATTGATTATTTTGATGGTTTATTGGTAGATTATGCTAAAAAAGTCAATGCTAATGCTATAATAAAAGGCTTAAGAATGGTATCTGATTTTGAATATGAGTTCCAAATGGCGCTAATCAATAAAAAATTAAACCCTTCTGTTGAAACTATTTTTTTAATGACTAATGCAAAGTATGGATATTTAAGTTCCAGTGTAGTAAAAGAAATTGCACAATTTGGCGGTTGTCTTTCTGAGTTTGTGCCTGATATTGTGGCTCAAAAATTAATAGAAAAATTTTCAAGATAA
- the pta gene encoding phosphate acetyltransferase, with product MAVMDSIIQKAKANKKRIVLPEGSEARTLKAAERVIKEGIADVVLLGKEEEIKEKAKGLDISKAEIIDPEKSPLLQKYAEEYYNLRKNKGVTEEQAYQIMKDPMYYGCMMVKLDDVDGMVSGAIHATADVFRPAFQIVKTAAGVKVVSSAFIMEVPNCTYGSDGVFIFADCAINPNPNEEELAAIAIASAHTAKVLAGIEPRIAMLSFSTKGSANHELVDKVKNATKIAKELAPDLLIDGELQLDAAIVKEVGELKAPGSPVAGNANVLIFPDLQAGNIGYKLVQRLAKANAIGPISQGLAKPINDLSRGCSVEDIVNVIAITCVQAQGVQK from the coding sequence ATGGCAGTAATGGATAGTATCATACAAAAGGCTAAAGCTAATAAAAAAAGGATTGTGCTTCCTGAGGGAAGTGAAGCGCGGACTTTAAAAGCTGCCGAAAGAGTTATTAAAGAAGGTATCGCTGATGTGGTTTTATTAGGGAAGGAAGAAGAGATAAAAGAAAAAGCAAAAGGATTGGATATCTCGAAAGCAGAAATTATAGACCCTGAAAAGTCGCCTCTTTTACAAAAATATGCTGAAGAATATTATAATTTGAGAAAAAACAAAGGAGTTACAGAAGAACAGGCATATCAAATTATGAAAGACCCTATGTACTATGGGTGCATGATGGTCAAATTAGACGATGTTGATGGTATGGTATCTGGGGCGATTCACGCTACTGCTGATGTTTTCAGACCGGCTTTTCAAATTGTAAAAACTGCTGCAGGTGTCAAAGTAGTATCCAGCGCCTTTATAATGGAAGTACCTAATTGTACTTATGGAAGCGATGGAGTATTTATTTTTGCTGATTGTGCAATAAATCCTAATCCTAATGAAGAGGAATTAGCAGCAATTGCTATTGCTTCTGCTCATACTGCAAAAGTCCTTGCTGGAATTGAGCCTAGAATCGCTATGCTATCATTTTCTACCAAAGGAAGTGCAAACCATGAATTAGTAGATAAGGTGAAAAATGCGACTAAAATCGCAAAAGAATTGGCGCCTGATTTGCTAATTGATGGTGAGCTTCAATTAGATGCAGCGATTGTCAAAGAAGTAGGAGAGTTAAAGGCTCCAGGAAGTCCTGTAGCAGGAAATGCAAATGTGCTTATTTTCCCAGATTTGCAAGCGGGAAACATTGGATATAAGCTAGTGCAAAGACTTGCTAAAGCTAATGCTATCGGACCAATTTCTCAAGGTCTTGCAAAACCTATCAATGACTTGTCAAGAGGTTGTAGTGTAGAAGATATTGTTAATGTTATAGCAATAACTTGTGTACAAGCTCAAGGGGTGCAAAAATAA
- a CDS encoding beta-ketoacyl-ACP synthase III — translation MCEKIAAGILGTGSYVPEKVLTNFDLEKMVDTSDEWITTRTGIKERRIADPSQATSDLATEAAKKALEDAKVDPSEIDMIIVATVTPDMNFPSTACIVQANLGAANAAAFDISVGCSGFIYGLAIAQQFVETGMYNKILVIGAETLSKIINWKDRNTCVLFGDGAGAVVVGRVESGYGILSSYLGADGTGGKHLYMPAGGSRMPASEETVKKNLHTIFMEGQEVFKFAVKVMDSATIEALNRCGLKPEDIDMLIPHQANTRIIEAARKRLKLSNDKVYINLDKYGNTSAASVAIALDEAYRKGLIKKGDVILTVAFGAGLTWASSVIRWSK, via the coding sequence GTGTGTGAAAAGATTGCTGCAGGAATTTTAGGTACAGGAAGTTATGTTCCCGAAAAAGTTCTTACTAATTTTGATTTAGAAAAAATGGTGGATACTTCTGATGAATGGATTACTACAAGGACAGGAATTAAAGAAAGGCGCATTGCAGATCCTTCACAAGCTACTTCTGACTTGGCTACTGAAGCCGCAAAGAAGGCTTTGGAAGATGCTAAAGTTGACCCTTCAGAAATTGACATGATCATTGTCGCAACTGTTACACCTGATATGAATTTCCCATCTACTGCTTGCATAGTTCAAGCTAATTTAGGTGCAGCCAACGCTGCTGCTTTTGATATCTCCGTCGGATGTTCAGGCTTTATATATGGACTTGCTATCGCTCAGCAATTTGTAGAGACTGGTATGTATAACAAAATATTGGTTATTGGAGCAGAAACTTTGTCTAAAATAATAAACTGGAAGGATAGAAACACTTGTGTTCTCTTTGGAGATGGAGCAGGGGCAGTAGTTGTGGGAAGAGTTGAAAGCGGATATGGAATATTGAGTTCTTATTTAGGAGCTGATGGCACTGGCGGGAAACACTTGTACATGCCAGCAGGTGGTTCTAGAATGCCGGCCAGCGAAGAGACTGTAAAAAAGAATTTACATACTATTTTTATGGAAGGGCAAGAAGTATTTAAGTTTGCAGTAAAAGTAATGGATAGTGCTACTATTGAGGCTTTAAACAGATGTGGTTTAAAACCAGAAGACATAGATATGCTTATACCTCACCAAGCAAACACAAGAATAATTGAAGCGGCGAGGAAGAGGTTAAAACTTAGCAATGATAAAGTTTATATAAATCTTGATAAATACGGTAATACCTCTGCTGCCTCTGTTGCTATAGCCTTAGATGAAGCCTATAGAAAAGGACTGATAAAAAAAGGCGATGTCATACTAACTGTCGCTTTTGGTGCAGGTTTGACTTGGGCATCAAGTGTTATAAGATGGAGCAAGTAA
- the ylbJ gene encoding sporulation integral membrane protein YlbJ, translating into MKNTFLNIFISFLILMVLSLIFFPKEALEAARGGINLWLFTITPSLLPFFIGSELLLQLGVVHFLGTFLEPIMRPLFNVPGSGSFAMAIGYTSGYPVGAQVISRLWEENLCTTEEAERLMSFCNNSGPLFMLGAVAIGMFGSPKAGYIIMASNYLAAITTGLLFRLYKKNSYKKPTSTKNLLNAAIKKMYYTREQNKKSLSTILSEAVFKSTNTIIMIGGYVILFSVVIEFLKLYKILDFLSYFISPIFILLGFDKSLIPAFLSGLLEITVGSNLISQVSASLEQKVVLVSAIIAWGGISIHGQVLGVIAKTKIKYLPYFIAKTIQFFLAALYSYWLLSVIRIQEENAISHVFNLYTYKNSWDLFQFSLVIFIIVTLTILLFAIAIKQYLQQH; encoded by the coding sequence TTGAAAAACACTTTTTTAAATATTTTTATTTCTTTTTTAATTTTAATGGTACTATCTTTAATATTTTTCCCTAAAGAAGCATTAGAAGCCGCCAGAGGCGGTATAAACCTTTGGCTTTTTACTATTACTCCTTCTCTACTTCCTTTTTTCATAGGTTCAGAGCTTCTTTTACAATTAGGAGTAGTGCATTTTTTAGGCACTTTTTTAGAACCTATAATGAGACCTTTATTTAACGTGCCAGGAAGTGGCTCTTTTGCAATGGCAATAGGATACACTTCCGGTTATCCCGTGGGGGCTCAAGTGATATCAAGACTTTGGGAAGAAAATTTATGCACAACAGAAGAAGCAGAAAGACTCATGTCCTTTTGCAATAATTCAGGCCCCCTTTTTATGTTAGGGGCCGTAGCAATTGGCATGTTCGGTAGTCCAAAAGCCGGATACATAATCATGGCTTCTAATTACTTAGCAGCTATAACCACTGGACTTCTCTTTCGTCTCTACAAGAAAAATTCTTATAAAAAGCCCACTTCAACAAAAAACCTTTTAAATGCTGCCATCAAAAAAATGTATTATACAAGAGAGCAGAACAAAAAAAGCTTAAGTACTATCCTGTCAGAAGCTGTCTTTAAATCAACAAATACTATTATCATGATAGGAGGTTATGTTATACTTTTTTCAGTGGTAATAGAATTTTTAAAACTGTATAAAATTTTGGATTTTCTTTCTTACTTCATATCTCCTATATTCATATTATTAGGTTTTGACAAAAGTCTAATACCTGCTTTCTTAAGTGGCCTCTTAGAAATAACAGTAGGTTCAAACTTAATAAGCCAAGTTTCTGCATCTTTAGAACAAAAAGTAGTATTAGTAAGCGCTATAATAGCATGGGGCGGAATATCGATACATGGACAAGTGTTAGGAGTAATAGCAAAAACAAAAATAAAATATCTTCCTTATTTCATTGCAAAAACAATCCAATTTTTTCTTGCCGCTTTATACTCCTATTGGTTACTCTCTGTAATAAGAATTCAAGAAGAAAATGCAATTTCCCACGTTTTCAACCTATATACTTACAAAAATTCCTGGGACCTATTTCAATTTTCTTTAGTAATTTTTATAATTGTCACTTTGACTATCCTACTTTTTGCAATAGCTATAAAACAATATCTACAACAACATTAA